The proteins below are encoded in one region of Archocentrus centrarchus isolate MPI-CPG fArcCen1 chromosome 13, fArcCen1, whole genome shotgun sequence:
- the LOC115790289 gene encoding LOW QUALITY PROTEIN: cysteine and histidine-rich domain-containing protein 1 (The sequence of the model RefSeq protein was modified relative to this genomic sequence to represent the inferred CDS: inserted 3 bases in 2 codons; substituted 2 bases at 2 genomic stop codons): MSVLCYNRSCGQRFDPNNNSDDACRFHPGVPVFHDALKGWSCCKIRTTDFSDFLSIKVSTDGTGAPHNSEKPAEAVRPEVKTSAERKEIGEELKPRGNPYIIQAPKPLEQVHRPRDEAPLVRLQQNVSASLKQALEKLDLNGTKHPENKEEEGEEVKIGTSCKNGGCSEVCCXFFCQSLNRDEEVCTHHPGVPVFHEGMKYWSCCKRKTSDSFLSQQGCTTGSHLWKKNDQGTKVIXDWHQTGSHVIISIYAKCSLPELSYVEANSTMVNIHIVFEGDXEYEQKISLWGXAVEVKSSVVNLMAAKMEVSLKKAEPITWARLDLPSLPQSQQQEETTQA, from the exons ATGTCTGTGTTGTGTTACAACAGGAGTTGCGGACAGCGGTTTGACCCGAACAACAACTCCGATG ATGCTTGCCGCTTCCATCCAGGGGTGCCTGTGTTTCACGATGCTCTCAAG GGCTGGTCCTGCTGCAAGATACGCACCACAGACTTCTCAGACTTTCTGAGTATTAAAGTGAGTACAGATGGCA CCGGGGCCCCCCACAACAGTGAGAAGCCAGCAGAGGCAGTGCGGCCTGAGGTGAAGACTTCAGCAGAGAGGAAGGAGATTGGAGAGGAGTTGAAACCTCGAGGAAATCCTTACATCATTCAGGCTCCTAAACCACTGGAGCAGGTCCACAGGCCGAG AGATGAGGCACCGCTGGTCAGATTGCAGCAAAATGTGTCTGCTTCACTGAAACAGGCTCTTGAAAAACTTGACCTTAATGGCACCAAACATCCTGAAAACAAAG AGGAAGAGGGGGAGGAGGTGAAGATTGGTACTTCCTGTAAAAATGGAGGATGCTCTGAGGTATGCTGCTGATTTTTCTGCCAGAGTCTAAA CAGGGATGAAGAAGTCTGCACTCACCACCCTGGAGTTCCTGTTTTCCATGAGGG TATGAAATATTGGAGCTGCTGTAAGAGGAAAACATCGGACTCCTTTCTGTCCCAGCAGGGCTGCACTACAGGAAGTCACCTGTGGAAGAAAAATGATCAG GGGACGAAGGTAAT TGACTGGCACCAGACTGGCAGTCATGTTATCATCTCCATCTATGCAAAGTGCTCCTTGCCAGAGCTGAGTTATGTAGAGGCCAACAGCACCATG GTGAACATCCACATAGTGTTTGAAGGAG AAGAGTATGAACAGAAGATTAGCCTGTGGGGGTAA GCCGTGGAGGTGAAGAGCAGCGTGGTGAATCTGATGGCTGCTAAGATGGAGGTGTCTCTAAAGAAGGCTGAGCCAATCACATGGGCTCGTCTGGACCTGCCCTCCCTCCCACAGAGTcaacaacaggaagaaaccacgCAGGCATAG
- the naalad2 gene encoding LOW QUALITY PROTEIN: N-acetylated-alpha-linked acidic dipeptidase 2 (The sequence of the model RefSeq protein was modified relative to this genomic sequence to represent the inferred CDS: inserted 1 base in 1 codon; deleted 1 base in 1 codon), with protein MRKESRLIRWIRWIVIVTVLFLLGFCIGWFAKHANSQNHKDSSHYLKDFLEEMKADQIREHLRKFSQLPHLAGTEQTLKYAEQIMKEWQMFGLDSVEMVPYDVLLSYPNKSQPNYISVVDHLGNEVFNTSLAEPVPQGYEDIANIVPPYSAFSAKGQPEVNKRGPVYVNYGRTEDFSQLQREMGINVTGKIVIVRYGKIFRGNKVKNAMLAGAKGIIMFSDPADYWAAGVQPYPDGWNLPGKGAQRGNVLNLNGAGDPLTPGYPAKGNTTYRFSLEDGIGLPSIPVHPIGFHDAIHLLKNMGGQIPPNNWKGALNVSYSIGPGFTEDFKSQKVRMNIHTNNQVTRIYNVIGKIRGALEPDVYGSRRGNRDAWVXGGIDPMSGAAVVHEAVRSAGKLLSKGWRPRRTIIFASWDAEEFGLLGSTEWAQDNAKLLQERAVAYINADSAIEGMYTLRVDCTPSLHTLVYDVTKQIASPEEGEEGVSLYESWHKRDNWTNDRDAPRISKLGSGSDFEAYFIRLGIAAGRARYTKNKKTELYSSYPVYHSVYETFEIVERFYDPSFKRLQAVAQVRGGLIFLLADSHLLPLDVNEYADSLRKYAQSIAQLAQRSPVEMEKYKVSFDSLFSAVHNFSVAARDFHERLQTLNKADPLQLRVMNDQLMYLERAFIDPLGLPGRPFYRHVIFAPSSHNKYAGESFPGIYDALFDIKNSGDPAKAWEEVKRQISIAAFTVHAAAMTLTPPA; from the exons ATGAGGAAAGAGAGCAGGTTAATTCGGTGGATCAGGTGGATTGTGATTGTGACTGTTTTGTTCTTGCTGGGCTTCTGCATAG GCTGGTTTGCAAAGCATGCAAACTCTCAAAACCACAAGGACTCCAGCCATTATCTGAAGGATTTTCTGGAGGAAATGAAGGCAGATCAGATCCGAGAGCATCTCCG GAAATTTTCACAACTTCCCCACCTGGCAGGCACAGAGCAGACCCTCAAGTATGCAGAGCAGATCATGAAAGAGTGGCAGATGTTTGGATTAGACTCAGTGGAGATGGTGCCCTATGATGTCCTCTTGTCCTATCCCAACAAGTCACAACCAAATTACATCTCAGTAGTTGATCACCTCGGCAACGAG GTTTTTAACACTTCCTTGGCTGAACCGGTTCCACAGGGTTATGAAGATATTGCCAATATTGTGCCACCATACAGTGCTTTCTCTGCCAAAGGACAGCCTGAGGTAAATAAAC GGGGACCTGTGTATGTGAACTATGGTCGCACAGAAGACTTTTCTCAGTTACAAAGGGAGATGGGCATCAATGTGACTGGGAAGATTGTCATTGTCAGATATGGAAAAATATTCAGAGGTAACAAG GTGAAAAACGCCATGTTAGCCGGAGCGAAAGGGATCATTATGTTCTCAGACCCAGCAGATTACTGGGCTGCTGGAGTCCAG CCCTACCCCGATGGCTGGAACCTACCCGGCAAAGGAGCTCAGAGAGGAAATGTTCTCAACCTGAATGGAGCAGGAGACCCACTCACACCAGGGTACCCTGCCAAAGGT AATACAACCTACAGATTCAGCCTGGAGGATGGAATAGGACTCCCCAGCATTCCTGTGCATCCAATTGGCTTCCATGATGCTATTCACCTTCTGAA AAACATGGGAGGACAGATTCCACCCAACAATTGGAAAGGAGCTCTGAACGTCTCCTACAGCATTGGCCCAGGCTTTACAGAAGACTTCAAGAGCCA GAAGGTGCGTATGAACATTCATACTAACAACCAGGTAACCAGAATCTACAACGTCATTGGAAAGATTAGAGGAGCCCTGGAGCCAG ACGTGTATGGATCTCGGAGGGGCAACCGCGATGCCTGGG TTGGAGGAATTGATCCCATGTCTGGTGCTGCGGTT GTCCATGAAGCTGTCAGAAGTGCTGGCAAACTGCTAAGTAAAG gcTGGAGGCCAAGGAGGACAATAATATTTGCCAGCTGGGATGCAGAGGAGTTTGGACTGCTGGGATCTACAGAATGGGC ACAGGATAATGCCAAGTTACTGCAGGAGAGAGCTGTGGCTTACATCAATGCAGACTCTGCAATAGAAG GCATGTACACTCTGAGGGTTGACTGCACTCCATCACTACACACTTTGGTGTATGATGTCACAAAGCAG ataGCCAGTccagaggaaggagaagagggAGTATCTCTGTATGAGAGCTGGCATAAGAGGGACAACTGGACAAATGATCGTGATGCGCCCAG GATCAGTAAACTCGGGTCAGGCAGTGATTTTGAAGCCTATTTTATCCGTCTGGGAATTGCTGCAGGCAGGGCCAGATACACCAAGAACAAG AAAACAGAGCTCTACAGCAGCTATCCAGTCTATCACAGCGTGTATGAAACCTTCGAGATCGTGGAAAGGTTTTACGACCCCTCCTTTAAGAGGCTTCAGGCGGTGGCCCAGGTGAGAGGTGGGCTCATCTTCCTGCTGGCTGATTCCCACCTCCTCCCTCTTGATGTTAATGAGTATGCAGACTCACTGAGGAAGTATGCACAGAGCATAGCACAGCTGGCACAGAGGAGCCCAGTAGAGATGGAGAAGTATAAAGTGTCATTTG ATTCCCTGTTTTCTGCAGTTCACAACTTCTCCGTTGCAGCCAGGGATTTCCACGAGCGCCTGCAGACTCTCAACAAAGCAGA tcCTCTGCAGCTACGGGTCATGAACGATCAGCTCATGTATTTGGAGAGAGCCTTTATAGACCCTCTGGGCTTACCTGGCAGACCTTTCTACAG GCATGTGATCTTTGCTCCCAGCAGCCATAATAAATACGCAGGGGAGTCTTTCCCTGGAATCTATGATGCTTTATTTGACATTAAGAACTCAGGTGACCCAGCAAAGGCCTGGGAAGAAGTCAAGCGTCAGATCAGCATAGCGGCTTTCACGGTCCACGCTGCTGCTATGACCCTGACACCACCTGCATGA